The proteins below are encoded in one region of Chitinophagaceae bacterium:
- a CDS encoding alpha/beta hydrolase gives MKLLLITAIMFTASVLQAQSFTEMPLYKNGVPNSKQAPNKENSTFKDNVTRIAKVSVPTLTMYKPENPNGMSVIICPGGGYGILAFDKEGTRVTEEMNKWGITAFVLKYRLPDDTANVDKSLAPLQDAQQAIRMVRSKATEWGLRKDKIGIMGFSAGGHLASTSATHFTSNADATEKDTISVRPDFAILIYPVISFDSTITHKGSRNNLVGANASADVIKLFSNELQVSAKTPPSFLVHAGDDGAVPVENSIRYYQACIKYKVPAEMHLYPKGGHGFGMYNKTTTDNWMERLSNWLSSLK, from the coding sequence ATGAAATTACTTCTTATTACAGCAATCATGTTTACTGCATCAGTTTTGCAGGCACAATCTTTTACAGAAATGCCTTTGTATAAAAACGGCGTGCCTAATTCAAAACAGGCACCCAATAAAGAGAATTCAACATTTAAGGATAATGTAACAAGGATTGCAAAAGTAAGTGTACCCACTCTTACAATGTATAAGCCGGAAAATCCAAATGGCATGTCCGTTATCATTTGTCCCGGTGGTGGTTATGGTATTCTTGCATTTGATAAAGAGGGAACAAGGGTTACAGAAGAAATGAACAAGTGGGGTATTACTGCTTTTGTATTGAAATACCGCTTGCCCGATGATACAGCGAATGTTGACAAAAGCCTTGCGCCATTGCAGGATGCACAACAGGCCATCCGCATGGTTCGCAGTAAAGCAACAGAATGGGGTTTGAGAAAAGACAAGATCGGCATCATGGGTTTTTCAGCAGGTGGGCATCTTGCATCAACATCCGCAACACATTTTACATCGAATGCTGATGCAACAGAAAAAGACACAATATCTGTTCGCCCTGATTTTGCAATACTAATTTATCCCGTGATCAGTTTCGACAGTACCATCACACACAAAGGATCAAGAAATAATTTAGTTGGCGCAAATGCATCTGCAGATGTCATCAAACTTTTTTCAAATGAATTACAGGTATCAGCAAAAACACCGCCATCGTTTTTAGTACATGCGGGTGATGACGGTGCAGTGCCGGTTGAAAACAGTATCCGTTATTACCAGGCCTGTATAAAATACAAAGTGCCTGCTGAAATGCATTTGTATCCAAAGGGCGGACATGGTTTTGGTATGTATAATAAAACAACAACCGATAACTGGATGGAACGTTTATCAAACTGGCTTAGTTCATTAAAATAA
- a CDS encoding pectin esterase: MDRFLKRIFPSKQKAAKTIVVSQNGDGDFSTVQAAVNSIPLKNTKPVTIFIKKGIYKEKILIDSSKEFITIVGEDKLNTVLTYNDHTGKVAPNGEVINTRTSWSFKILAANFTAKDLTIQNDAGFTAGQAVALESDGDKAVFINCRFIGFQDVLFTNNEKSRQYFEHCYIEGTTDFIFGSATVWFEKCHIRSKKDSHVTAASTPQGNKFGYVFNECVLTGDTSVRNASLGRPWRPYASVTYIHCFIGEHIRQEGWSNWNNTENYKTTRYAEYKNYGASADPLKRVLWSKQLSEEEMKNYTIKNMFGNWNPVK, encoded by the coding sequence ATGGACAGGTTCCTGAAACGGATTTTTCCTTCAAAACAAAAAGCTGCAAAAACAATTGTTGTGTCACAAAATGGTGACGGTGATTTTTCAACAGTACAGGCTGCTGTAAATTCGATTCCTTTAAAGAACACAAAACCTGTAACCATTTTTATTAAGAAAGGAATTTATAAAGAAAAGATTCTGATTGATTCATCAAAAGAATTTATTACGATAGTTGGAGAAGATAAGTTAAATACTGTACTTACTTACAATGATCATACAGGCAAGGTTGCTCCCAATGGTGAAGTGATTAATACAAGAACTTCCTGGAGTTTTAAAATACTTGCCGCTAACTTTACTGCAAAGGATTTAACCATTCAGAACGATGCAGGCTTTACTGCAGGACAGGCTGTGGCGCTTGAATCGGATGGAGACAAAGCGGTATTCATCAACTGCCGTTTTATCGGTTTCCAGGATGTACTGTTTACCAACAATGAAAAAAGCAGGCAGTATTTTGAACATTGTTATATAGAAGGCACAACCGATTTTATTTTCGGATCGGCTACTGTTTGGTTTGAGAAATGTCATATCCGCAGTAAGAAAGATTCACATGTAACGGCTGCGTCCACGCCGCAGGGAAATAAGTTCGGTTATGTTTTTAATGAATGTGTTTTAACCGGCGATACTTCAGTTCGAAATGCATCTTTGGGTCGGCCATGGCGTCCGTATGCATCTGTTACTTATATCCATTGCTTTATTGGTGAACATATAAGACAGGAAGGCTGGAGTAACTGGAACAATACAGAGAACTATAAGACGACACGCTATGCTGAGTATAAGAATTACGGGGCATCGGCAGATCCGTTAAAAAGAGTTCTCTGGTCAAAACAGTTAAGTGAGGAAGAAATGAAGAACTATACAATTAAAAATATGTTTGGTAACTGGAACCCGGTAAAGTAG
- a CDS encoding alpha/beta hydrolase, giving the protein MKKILFSLLFIQLSLIIQAQDFYPLWQNGKKPNYNGKKVTDSLFHERIWRVATPGIYAFVVPKGENKGTAVLIVPGGGYERLSYLYNGFNLAKWYNSIGVSAFVLIHRLPHQADLINKQIAPVQDAQRAIKLIRSKAAEWNILADKVGVMGSSAGGHVASTLGTHIKDESLVNDTIDKYNYRPDFMVLLSPVITMGKLAHPGSKKNFLGADTTAANIELFSNELQVTSFTPPAFIVHALNDSTVKVQNSLMFYEALIKNKVNASIHIFPQGGHGIRLDDNPGSTDLWMNLLELWLKEMNLVIPIKFK; this is encoded by the coding sequence ATGAAAAAGATTTTATTCTCTCTGCTGTTTATTCAACTGTCACTGATTATCCAGGCACAGGATTTTTATCCGTTATGGCAAAACGGGAAAAAGCCAAACTATAACGGTAAGAAAGTAACCGATAGTTTATTTCATGAACGCATCTGGAGAGTTGCAACCCCGGGCATTTATGCATTTGTTGTTCCTAAGGGAGAAAATAAAGGCACTGCTGTTTTAATTGTTCCCGGAGGTGGTTACGAACGTCTTTCTTATTTGTACAATGGTTTCAACCTGGCCAAATGGTATAACAGCATTGGGGTAAGTGCATTTGTACTCATTCACCGCTTACCGCACCAGGCCGATTTGATCAATAAACAAATTGCGCCTGTGCAGGATGCACAACGTGCCATAAAGCTGATCCGTTCAAAAGCTGCTGAGTGGAATATTTTGGCAGATAAAGTAGGTGTAATGGGATCAAGTGCAGGCGGACATGTGGCAAGTACATTGGGTACACATATAAAAGATGAATCACTGGTGAATGACACGATTGATAAATACAATTACCGCCCTGATTTTATGGTGTTGCTTTCTCCTGTTATAACAATGGGTAAGCTTGCACATCCGGGAAGTAAAAAGAATTTTTTGGGTGCAGATACAACTGCTGCCAATATTGAATTGTTTTCAAACGAACTGCAGGTGACATCGTTTACGCCACCAGCATTTATAGTACATGCGTTGAACGACAGTACTGTGAAGGTGCAGAACAGTTTGATGTTTTATGAAGCACTGATAAAAAACAAAGTCAATGCAAGCATTCATATTTTCCCGCAGGGCGGACATGGAATAAGACTGGACGATAATCCCGGCTCAACTGATTTGTGGATGAATTTGCTTGAGTTGTGGCTAAAAGAAATGAATTTGGTTATCCCAATCAAGTTTAAATAA
- a CDS encoding pectinesterase, translating to MKKSLIIVSLIMISALQLFAQTGNPQQYKYIFTVAKDGSGDFKYIQDAIDAMRVYPLARITLYIKNGVYNEKVELPATNTDVTFIGESVEKTIITFNDYSGRGKHTTFTSFTAKISGNRFYAENITFANSAGPVGQALALYVDADKAVFKNCKFLGNQDTIFTAGENARQLFVDCYIEGTTDFLFGPSTAVFQNCTIKAKSNSFVTAASTTPGKKFGYVFLDCKIIADSVVTKLYLGRPWRAHAKTVFVRCELPKVIAAEGWSNWSNHANEQTVLYAEYKCTGEGAVTAQRASWSKQLSDKEAKEYTLENIFSNNSLVKDEAGWFQQGSKVFEWPVKK from the coding sequence ATGAAGAAAAGTTTAATCATTGTTTCGTTGATAATGATCAGTGCATTACAGTTATTTGCACAAACAGGTAATCCCCAGCAATACAAATATATTTTCACTGTTGCCAAAGATGGCAGCGGCGATTTTAAATATATTCAGGATGCTATTGATGCCATGCGTGTGTATCCATTAGCCCGCATTACGCTCTATATTAAAAACGGAGTTTATAACGAGAAGGTAGAACTGCCTGCAACAAATACGGATGTAACATTTATTGGTGAAAGTGTGGAGAAGACGATCATTACATTCAACGATTATTCAGGAAGAGGAAAGCATACCACCTTTACTTCATTTACTGCAAAAATTTCCGGCAATCGTTTTTATGCAGAGAATATTACGTTTGCCAATAGTGCCGGTCCGGTTGGGCAGGCATTGGCTTTATATGTTGATGCAGATAAAGCAGTGTTTAAGAATTGTAAATTCCTCGGTAACCAGGATACTATTTTCACAGCCGGAGAAAATGCAAGACAACTGTTTGTTGATTGTTATATTGAAGGAACAACTGATTTTCTGTTCGGTCCTTCAACAGCAGTGTTTCAGAATTGTACCATCAAAGCAAAATCAAATTCATTTGTAACGGCGGCAAGTACAACGCCCGGTAAAAAATTCGGTTATGTATTTCTTGACTGCAAAATCATTGCAGATTCAGTTGTTACCAAATTGTATTTAGGCAGACCATGGCGTGCACATGCAAAAACTGTTTTTGTACGCTGTGAACTTCCGAAGGTAATTGCAGCTGAAGGATGGAGTAACTGGAGTAATCATGCCAATGAACAAACTGTTCTTTATGCCGAATATAAATGTACCGGCGAAGGTGCTGTAACGGCACAGCGTGCCAGCTGGAGCAAACAACTCAGTGATAAAGAAGCAAAGGAGTATACACTGGAAAATATTTTCTCGAATAACAGTTTAGTGAAAGATGAAGCTGGTTGGTTTCAGCAGGGATCAAAAGTGTTTGAATGGCCCGTTAAAAAGTAA
- a CDS encoding T9SS type A sorting domain-containing protein produces the protein MNIASRAAWSFQLTDPEAATYSDANLFNGWDPCSAGTAFCTAKSPEIAISNFRVTKSPTASTFNWNISWAMPQIKYELYRSAAMGSGYTKVAEITSLEDTTYNFQLTDALPPAGSVYYYFVAGSKAGFLAYNTDTLSVSNMQTAFATGSLNAFSQNYGAPSGSQNITVSGMNLTDNVIVTPPASYEVSANGTTWFTSAAPLVLAPTSGALANTIVQVRLNAASMGTYAGSVAVSSTGATTVNVAVTGTCSIIPQPTTVVLHHYPFTQNGNDSTAVRNAGVAASSPTLNKNVLSDGITVAAAPAYSTAYGMAFAPLATGLWTTASGGNGSNLNRIYYVQFTVTANTNYKVQVDSLLFKSGFLSSSSNTKVGIVYSKTGFTTNDSTDISTVPGTFASPIALTNQSGGSTTSAYAVAFNGTSGVLINAGETITFRMYFSCGSTSTGRYAFLKDVIIKGSSLNTTAPASVVTVTGTVNPFAQVIGNPSAAQSYTVSGTNLNGSIYLIAPENFELSADAGTTWKNSTQPLLLVPSSGIVASTGIQVRLNASAAGTYNGNVQHSSSGAALVNLAVSGVASINTAVRDNTVTAGFSVYPSPAANKVYIKHPRSSSNTNIALYSLHGVKVAEWKATPNTILTSVDVQALPQGQYFIHYSSGKDKAVLKCIIIH, from the coding sequence GTGAACATTGCTTCACGTGCAGCATGGTCTTTCCAGTTAACTGATCCTGAAGCTGCAACTTACAGCGATGCAAATTTGTTCAATGGCTGGGATCCCTGTTCAGCAGGTACAGCTTTTTGTACAGCAAAAAGTCCGGAGATTGCCATTTCCAACTTTCGTGTAACGAAATCACCAACTGCATCGACGTTCAACTGGAATATCAGTTGGGCTATGCCGCAGATCAAATATGAATTGTATCGCTCAGCTGCAATGGGAAGTGGTTATACAAAAGTGGCCGAAATAACTTCATTAGAAGACACTACGTATAATTTTCAATTAACGGATGCATTACCTCCGGCAGGTTCTGTTTATTATTATTTTGTAGCGGGTTCAAAGGCAGGGTTTCTTGCATACAACACCGATACACTATCTGTATCGAATATGCAGACTGCTTTTGCAACAGGAAGTTTGAACGCATTTTCGCAGAACTATGGAGCTCCGTCAGGATCGCAAAACATTACCGTATCGGGTATGAACTTAACTGATAATGTAATTGTTACTCCGCCTGCTTCGTATGAAGTAAGTGCAAATGGTACAACATGGTTCACATCAGCGGCGCCGCTTGTGCTTGCTCCAACTTCAGGTGCATTAGCAAATACAATCGTGCAGGTACGTTTAAATGCTGCATCAATGGGAACATATGCAGGCTCTGTTGCAGTAAGCAGTACAGGTGCAACAACTGTGAATGTTGCAGTTACAGGAACCTGTTCCATTATTCCGCAACCAACAACAGTTGTATTACATCATTATCCTTTTACTCAAAATGGGAATGACAGTACAGCTGTACGTAATGCAGGTGTTGCAGCAAGTTCACCAACGCTGAATAAAAATGTTTTGTCTGATGGGATAACGGTAGCTGCTGCACCGGCTTATTCAACTGCCTATGGAATGGCTTTTGCACCTTTAGCAACAGGGTTATGGACAACTGCATCAGGTGGTAATGGTAGTAATCTCAACCGTATTTATTATGTACAGTTTACTGTAACAGCCAATACAAATTATAAAGTACAGGTTGACTCATTGCTGTTTAAATCGGGTTTCCTCAGTTCATCATCAAACACAAAAGTGGGAATTGTGTATTCAAAAACCGGGTTTACCACAAACGACTCAACAGATATTTCAACTGTACCCGGCACATTTGCATCGCCCATTGCATTAACGAATCAAAGCGGCGGATCAACAACATCAGCTTATGCTGTTGCATTTAATGGTACAAGCGGTGTTCTGATAAACGCAGGGGAAACAATTACCTTCCGTATGTATTTCAGCTGCGGAAGTACAAGTACCGGACGTTATGCATTTTTGAAAGATGTAATCATTAAAGGAAGTTCGTTGAATACAACTGCTCCTGCTTCAGTTGTAACTGTAACCGGAACAGTGAATCCGTTTGCACAGGTTATAGGTAATCCTTCAGCCGCTCAGTCTTATACAGTAAGCGGAACAAATTTGAATGGATCGATTTACTTAATTGCTCCGGAAAACTTTGAACTGTCTGCTGATGCCGGCACTACATGGAAAAACAGTACGCAACCCTTGTTACTTGTACCGTCAAGTGGCATTGTTGCGTCAACCGGTATACAGGTTCGCCTGAATGCTTCAGCTGCAGGAACGTATAATGGCAATGTACAGCACAGTTCATCAGGAGCTGCGCTGGTAAATCTTGCAGTAAGTGGTGTGGCAAGCATTAACACAGCTGTTCGTGATAATACAGTAACGGCTGGTTTCTCGGTTTACCCAAGCCCTGCTGCAAATAAAGTGTATATCAAACATCCACGGAGCAGCAGTAATACAAACATTGCTTTGTATTCTTTGCATGGTGTTAAAGTTGCCGAATGGAAAGCAACTCCCAATACCATACTTACGTCAGTAGATGTACAGGCCTTACCACAGGGACAGTATTTCATTCACTACAGTTCAGGAAAAGATAAAGCAGTTTTAAAATGTATCATAATACATTAG
- a CDS encoding rhamnogalacturonan acetylesterase, translating to MKAKLVLLLAIPAMAFLLPQKKKIKIFIAGDSTASIKEIKAFPENGWGMPFVYFWDSTVTIVNKAKNGRSTSSFRNEGLWKQITDEAGEGDYVFIQFGHNDEVPTKKTATTPDQFKFNLKKYITEAREKKAIPVLLTSMARRKFDSTGKIVGTHDEYMKITRAVAKEENTILFDMDLLTQQLYQQFGPENSALLFMQLKPGEHPNHPKGKDDNTHFNEFGARLVAQLVLKEIRNQLPELAARIVNTNE from the coding sequence ATGAAAGCAAAACTGGTCTTATTACTGGCAATTCCGGCAATGGCATTTCTCCTGCCGCAAAAAAAGAAAATTAAAATTTTTATTGCAGGCGATTCTACAGCCAGCATCAAGGAAATAAAAGCTTTCCCCGAAAATGGATGGGGAATGCCCTTTGTGTATTTCTGGGACTCAACTGTTACTATTGTAAATAAAGCAAAGAACGGGAGAAGCACCAGCTCATTCCGCAATGAAGGACTTTGGAAACAAATCACAGATGAAGCAGGAGAAGGAGATTATGTGTTCATTCAGTTTGGGCACAACGATGAAGTGCCAACCAAAAAAACGGCTACAACCCCGGATCAATTCAAATTTAACCTGAAGAAGTATATAACAGAAGCAAGAGAGAAAAAAGCCATTCCTGTTTTGCTCACATCCATGGCAAGAAGAAAATTCGACAGTACAGGAAAAATTGTTGGTACACATGATGAGTATATGAAGATTACAAGAGCTGTTGCAAAAGAAGAAAATACAATATTGTTCGATATGGATCTGCTTACTCAGCAACTCTATCAGCAATTTGGCCCCGAAAATTCTGCGTTGCTGTTCATGCAATTGAAACCGGGCGAGCATCCCAACCATCCAAAAGGGAAAGATGATAACACTCATTTCAATGAATTTGGTGCAAGGCTGGTTGCACAATTAGTTTTGAAAGAGATCCGTAATCAGTTGCCTGAACTCGCAGCAAGAATTGTGAATACAAATGAATAA
- a CDS encoding pectate lyase: MFTVTACAQQKQSAVNSSVSAIAFPGAEGFGKYTTGGRGGKVMIVTNLNDDGPGSFRDAAEAKGNRIIVFAASGTVHLEKRLFIKGDATIAGQTAPGDGICLADQPVSLAGDNIIVRYIRVRMGDKFQRQKGKVDGSGGDDAFGASGRKHIIIDHCSFSWSTDEVLSVYKGDSTTLQWNIITEPLNYSYHFETGDTDWEHHGYGGIWGGQHLSAHHNLFAHCISRNPRFNGARLGASAEFVDFRNNVIYNWQHNSVYGGEGGTYNVVNNYYRYGPSTNKNVQSRIVNPSKVDKQPFGQFYVDGNYVDDAPDVTKNNLAGIHVDNKGTEEERKSAVMTTAFSTDAIISQSAEDAYKAVLRFVGASVKRDTMDLRIIKDVENRTGTIIDVQGHYPHHSPFEITVNAWPALNASTAPVDADKDGMPDKWEKRNGLNPNDASDAAGNKLDKHYTNIEMYINSLIK, from the coding sequence ATGTTTACTGTTACGGCCTGCGCACAGCAGAAACAATCTGCAGTGAACAGCAGTGTAAGTGCAATTGCCTTTCCCGGAGCTGAAGGTTTTGGTAAATACACAACTGGCGGTCGTGGAGGTAAAGTAATGATAGTAACCAATCTTAACGATGATGGCCCGGGTAGTTTTCGTGATGCTGCTGAAGCAAAAGGTAATCGCATCATTGTGTTTGCGGCATCAGGTACTGTTCATCTAGAAAAAAGACTCTTCATTAAAGGCGATGCAACAATAGCAGGACAAACTGCTCCCGGCGATGGTATTTGCCTGGCTGATCAACCGGTTAGTTTAGCTGGTGATAATATCATCGTTCGTTACATCCGTGTACGAATGGGTGATAAATTTCAACGGCAAAAAGGAAAGGTGGATGGAAGTGGCGGTGATGATGCGTTTGGTGCATCGGGCCGCAAACATATCATCATTGATCATTGCTCATTCAGCTGGAGTACTGATGAAGTGCTTTCTGTTTACAAAGGCGACAGCACTACGTTACAGTGGAACATCATTACCGAACCTTTAAATTATTCCTATCACTTCGAAACAGGTGATACCGATTGGGAACATCATGGTTATGGAGGTATCTGGGGCGGACAACATTTATCGGCTCATCATAATTTGTTTGCACATTGCATAAGCCGTAACCCTCGTTTCAACGGAGCAAGATTGGGCGCAAGTGCAGAGTTTGTTGATTTTCGGAATAATGTTATTTATAACTGGCAACATAACAGCGTGTATGGCGGCGAAGGAGGAACATACAACGTGGTGAATAATTACTACAGGTACGGTCCTTCTACAAATAAAAATGTGCAGAGCCGGATTGTCAATCCATCCAAGGTGGACAAACAACCTTTCGGACAGTTTTATGTAGATGGGAACTATGTGGATGACGCACCTGATGTTACAAAGAACAACCTGGCCGGAATTCATGTAGATAATAAAGGCACGGAAGAAGAACGGAAATCAGCGGTAATGACCACAGCTTTTTCTACCGATGCAATTATATCGCAAAGTGCAGAAGATGCCTATAAAGCAGTATTGCGTTTTGTTGGCGCTTCGGTTAAAAGAGATACCATGGATCTGCGTATTATTAAAGACGTGGAAAACAGGACAGGAACAATCATTGATGTACAGGGTCATTATCCGCATCACTCACCTTTTGAAATCACTGTAAATGCATGGCCAGCTTTGAATGCCTCAACAGCACCTGTTGATGCAGATAAAGATGGGATGCCTGATAAATGGGAAAAAAGAAATGGCTTAAATCCAAACGATGCATCTGATGCAGCAGGGAATAAACTGGATAAGCATTATACGAATATTGAAATGTACATCAACAGTTTGATTAAATAG